A single region of the Alphaproteobacteria bacterium genome encodes:
- the folE gene encoding GTP cyclohydrolase I FolE — translation MHNSDNRPTRDEAEQAVKVLLRWAGDDPAREGLLDTPKRVTKAFEQYFSGYDTDPAELLSRTFEEVDGYDEMVVLRDIRFESHCEHHLAPFIGVAHIAYLPETRVVGISKLARLVDAYSKRLQIQEKLTAQIANTLNDVLQPKGVAVVLEAQHQCMTTRGVHKTGVTMQTSRMLGLFRQDPRTRQEFFSLMNAPRTITA, via the coding sequence ATGCACAATTCAGACAACCGCCCTACCCGCGATGAAGCTGAGCAAGCCGTAAAGGTGCTATTGCGCTGGGCAGGAGACGACCCAGCCCGCGAAGGTCTGCTGGACACACCTAAACGTGTTACCAAGGCATTTGAGCAATATTTCAGTGGATACGATACCGACCCTGCAGAGCTGCTTAGCCGTACATTTGAAGAAGTAGACGGCTATGACGAAATGGTGGTGCTGCGTGACATTCGCTTCGAATCCCATTGCGAACACCATTTGGCACCATTTATTGGTGTTGCGCATATTGCCTATTTGCCCGAAACCCGTGTTGTCGGCATCAGTAAATTGGCACGACTGGTAGATGCCTATTCTAAACGATTGCAAATACAAGAAAAGCTAACGGCGCAAATTGCGAATACCCTAAATGATGTGCTGCAGCCTAAAGGGGTTGCGGTAGTACTGGAAGCACAACATCAGTGCATGACCACCCGTGGTGTGCATAAAACTGGCGTGACGATGCAAACCAGCCGCATGCTTGGATTATTTCGACAGGATCCTCGTACACGACAGGAATTCTTCAGTCTTATGAATGCTCCACGCACGATTACGGCATAA
- the argE gene encoding acetylornithine deacetylase: MVNNPFQEIAVSLLHSLVAFDTTSQNSNLDCIDYIEYYLHTLGVHATRLNNADKSKASLIATIGPRKAGGIVFSGHTDVVPVQGQPWRTSPFELTESDDKLRVHGRGTCDMKGFIACTLAMIPFIKSHSKAPVHLAFSYDEEIGCLAAPAIADFLSNQTWRPDLVVIGEPTNMNVIDAHKGAYSYITRITGLEGHSSKPHLGVNAVMAGGEIIHTLNQLAAEYRQPNRCNERFDPPYTSIHVGKMAGGSARNIIPNECEIVWEVRALPGQDVAPILDRVNNRSEELLHHMRMVHPEANIITTQQSFVPGLSPDLDNHHSHCVMHAAGSNASSAVAFATEAGIFQNHGFTTLVCGPGSIEQAHKANEFVTYEQLSGCLNFIDHLIHEFPYNH; this comes from the coding sequence ATGGTGAATAATCCGTTTCAGGAAATAGCCGTTTCGCTGCTGCATTCGCTAGTGGCGTTTGACACCACCAGTCAAAATTCCAATTTAGATTGCATCGACTATATCGAATATTATCTTCATACCTTGGGTGTGCACGCCACACGCCTGAATAATGCCGATAAATCGAAAGCCAGCCTGATTGCCACTATTGGCCCTCGCAAAGCAGGTGGCATTGTGTTTTCCGGACATACCGATGTTGTGCCTGTACAAGGACAACCATGGCGCACCAGCCCTTTTGAGCTTACTGAAAGTGACGATAAATTACGCGTTCATGGGCGCGGAACATGCGATATGAAAGGCTTTATTGCCTGCACGCTTGCCATGATACCTTTCATTAAAAGTCATTCTAAAGCTCCTGTGCATCTGGCCTTTTCTTATGATGAAGAAATTGGCTGTCTTGCAGCCCCCGCTATTGCAGATTTTTTATCCAATCAAACATGGCGCCCCGATTTGGTGGTAATTGGCGAGCCAACCAACATGAATGTGATTGATGCCCATAAAGGTGCATATTCCTATATTACGCGCATTACCGGACTCGAAGGGCATTCCAGCAAACCGCATTTAGGGGTGAATGCGGTGATGGCAGGCGGTGAAATTATCCATACCCTCAATCAGCTTGCAGCAGAATACCGCCAGCCCAACCGGTGTAATGAGCGCTTTGACCCGCCCTATACCAGTATTCATGTAGGAAAAATGGCAGGAGGCTCTGCCCGCAACATCATACCCAATGAATGCGAGATTGTTTGGGAAGTGCGCGCTTTGCCCGGTCAGGATGTTGCCCCTATCTTAGATCGCGTAAATAATCGTAGTGAGGAGTTGCTACATCACATGCGTATGGTGCATCCCGAGGCTAATATAATTACCACTCAACAATCTTTTGTGCCTGGCCTCAGCCCTGATTTAGATAACCATCACTCTCACTGTGTAATGCATGCTGCGGGCAGCAACGCCTCTAGCGCCGTAGCGTTTGCCACAGAAGCAGGAATTTTTCAAAACCATGGCTTCACCACGCTGGTGTGTGGCCCGGGCAGCATAGAGCAAGCCCATAAAGCGAATGAATTTGTCACTTACGAGCAACTTAGTGGTTGTTTAAATTTCATAGATCATTTAATTCATGAGTTTCCTTACAACCACTAA
- a CDS encoding TrkH family potassium uptake protein, translating into MINLRPILQVNGILLAILAAAMLLPAFIGYILGNPDWKVFLFSAFITAFIGSGLFITNRGFKGELNIRQAFVFTSSSWAILPVFGALPLYYSGFGLTFTDAYFEAVAGFTTTGSTVISGLDTATPELLLWRALLQWLGGIGIIVFAIAILPMLRIGGMQLFRSESSEKEKILPRAAQIANAIAAVYGLITLVCAITYWLCGMSGFDAICHALTTVSTAGFSTYDASFGHFQNPKLEYASTIFMLVSALPFLLYYQMLRGRHQDMWRNTQVRWFLAIYAMSTAIMALWLVTKHPMSFEEAFRLSAFNVASIVTTTGYASTDYTLWGSFAVVFMFLLGVMGGCSGSTTGGIKVFRYQVLFETAKSQINQLIQPHGVFLPKYNHKPISDAVSNSVMTYFILFAMTFTVTAMLLSLMGLDYITSLSAAASAVANVGPGLGPIIGPSGNYAPLPDGAKYLLCFTMIAGRLELFTVLVLFSPSFWRD; encoded by the coding sequence ATGATCAACCTGCGCCCAATATTACAGGTAAACGGCATTCTGCTGGCTATTTTGGCCGCCGCCATGCTGTTGCCTGCATTTATCGGCTATATTCTCGGTAATCCGGATTGGAAAGTTTTTCTTTTCTCTGCATTTATTACCGCGTTTATTGGCAGTGGCCTGTTTATTACCAATCGCGGCTTCAAAGGCGAACTTAATATCCGACAGGCTTTTGTATTTACCTCGTCTTCATGGGCTATTCTTCCGGTATTTGGCGCATTGCCTTTATACTATTCGGGCTTCGGACTGACATTTACCGATGCATATTTTGAAGCGGTGGCCGGATTTACTACGACCGGCTCTACCGTTATTAGCGGATTAGATACCGCCACCCCCGAATTATTGCTTTGGCGCGCATTGCTGCAATGGCTGGGCGGCATTGGAATTATTGTGTTTGCCATCGCCATTTTACCAATGTTGCGCATTGGTGGTATGCAGCTATTTCGGAGCGAGTCTTCGGAAAAAGAAAAAATTCTCCCCCGTGCCGCACAAATCGCCAATGCCATTGCTGCGGTATATGGGTTAATAACCCTTGTTTGCGCCATTACTTATTGGCTATGTGGCATGTCAGGTTTTGATGCAATATGTCATGCTCTCACCACCGTATCTACCGCTGGATTTTCTACCTATGATGCCTCGTTCGGGCATTTTCAGAATCCTAAACTGGAATATGCCAGCACAATCTTTATGTTAGTCAGCGCATTGCCTTTTTTACTTTATTACCAAATGCTCCGTGGTCGCCATCAGGATATGTGGCGCAACACGCAGGTGCGTTGGTTTTTAGCCATTTATGCCATGTCTACCGCTATTATGGCGTTATGGTTGGTTACCAAGCACCCCATGAGTTTTGAAGAAGCATTTCGCCTCTCGGCATTTAATGTCGCCTCAATCGTTACCACCACGGGTTATGCCTCTACCGATTATACCTTATGGGGCTCTTTTGCGGTGGTGTTCATGTTTTTGCTTGGCGTAATGGGCGGCTGCTCTGGCTCCACCACAGGCGGAATTAAAGTGTTCCGCTATCAGGTTTTATTTGAAACCGCCAAATCGCAGATTAATCAGCTCATTCAACCCCATGGTGTGTTTTTACCAAAATATAACCACAAGCCCATTTCCGATGCGGTTTCCAACTCGGTGATGACCTATTTTATATTATTTGCCATGACATTCACCGTCACCGCTATGTTGCTGTCGCTTATGGGTCTGGATTATATTACCAGCTTGTCTGCTGCCGCCTCTGCAGTAGCAAATGTTGGCCCCGGCCTTGGCCCCATTATTGGCCCCAGCGGCAATTATGCCCCCCTGCCCGATGGCGCAAAATACCTGCTTTGTTTCACAATGATTGCAGGACGTCTTGAGTTGTTTACCGTTTTAGTGTTATTCTCACCTAGTTTTTGGCGTGATTAA